A single genomic interval of Granulicella tundricola MP5ACTX9 harbors:
- a CDS encoding LolA family protein — MNKALLSLALLLTAAGAAQAQGNLTETLAKLDAASAKFSNAQADVHNVSYNNVIKDIDDDQHGIVYFQRAKSGSQMGIKTDGKGARTVEYKNGTLRDYIPGSKCYNTVHNSSIETYLTLGFGGSGKDLASAWNIVDLGQETVDGIKVEKLELTPKDAGVKANVTKFTLWLDLARDVSLKQVLLAPTKDTHTATYTNIRLNQKIDTKPFEIKGNSCNK; from the coding sequence TCTCAGCCTCGCTCTGTTACTGACTGCTGCCGGCGCAGCCCAGGCCCAGGGTAATCTCACCGAAACTCTCGCGAAGCTCGACGCCGCCAGCGCCAAGTTCTCGAACGCCCAGGCCGACGTTCACAACGTCTCCTACAACAACGTCATCAAGGACATCGACGACGACCAGCACGGCATCGTCTATTTCCAGCGTGCCAAGAGCGGCTCCCAGATGGGCATCAAGACCGACGGCAAGGGCGCTCGCACCGTCGAGTACAAGAACGGGACCCTGCGCGACTATATCCCAGGCTCAAAGTGCTACAACACCGTTCATAACTCCAGCATCGAGACCTACCTGACCCTCGGATTCGGGGGCAGCGGCAAAGACCTTGCCAGCGCCTGGAACATCGTTGACCTGGGCCAGGAGACGGTTGACGGCATCAAGGTTGAGAAGCTGGAGCTAACTCCAAAAGACGCCGGCGTCAAAGCCAACGTCACAAAATTTACTCTCTGGCTTGACCTGGCTCGGGACGTCTCCCTGAAGCAGGTTTTGCTGGCGCCTACGAAAGACACACACACCGCCACCTACACCAACATCAGGCTGAACCAGAAGATCGATACCAAGCCCTTTGAGATAAAAGGGAACTCCTGCAACAAGTAA